GCTGGTGAACAGGCAGGCCGCTGCAAAGACGGTACAGGCGCTGACCAAGGCCCCGATCATCCTGCTGAGCAACCCGCGCATCGGCGAACAGCTTTTCCAGTTCGCGCCGCGCGAGGTACGGCGGATCCTGGTCGCGCAGTACGAGGTGCGCTACGAGATCCGGGACTCGGTCATCTACGTCCTGCGGCTGTGGCACACCCGAGAGGACCGTGCCTGACCCATGCCCCTCGACTTCGCCACCCTCGACGCCCTGCGCAGCCACCACCCTGCCTGGCGCCTGCTGCGCTCCGGGGGT
The window above is part of the Thauera aromatica K172 genome. Proteins encoded here:
- a CDS encoding type II toxin-antitoxin system RelE/ParE family toxin, with product MELKWTSKALADLARLHEFLALVNRQAAAKTVQALTKAPIILLSNPRIGEQLFQFAPREVRRILVAQYEVRYEIRDSVIYVLRLWHTREDRA